A single genomic interval of Dysidea avara chromosome 6, odDysAvar1.4, whole genome shotgun sequence harbors:
- the LOC136259032 gene encoding uncharacterized protein, whose amino-acid sequence MSLLKSTVAILILVGIVAGQTTCPSEEFVEDRMEATEMVEQSVRMVFSRLLNDTTIANGSLTTMEAYEHIGAIVGATTSTNGFVFFQEAVNEIAAATFDACSAPGRPRPRPEEIPTLTSSFIALTDAGNVTQAREIYGKLLCLRDILSAEVGRRRRDDSFELLEEFFDSLDGTRLATIFAYIFLNPITLGFAVDDTGSMSAEISSVQRLIRSFITTERTEPIAYILTTFNDPDVGTPQIYSSTSVDELTELEREVNALRAHGGGDCPELGMTGILNALSLANPDSNVIVLTDASPKDVERKDEVIAKAVELRNSIHFFLSRDGCGDFSPYMDVAEATFGVVVNRIDEFEAFAEFADRVGRFFMGDDGDARKRDASSEHCFTFSSSLFTTSINILFTSVTHQINVTSPSGVKTMISTSGSVATYSNDEPEIGEYTMCSLGRFNHAISLTSTLDFFVEHFEKSFGIPVPGTPGIVTVTTSQLDNLLLTDPERPIVLKLVSEDDELLNATKLTLCGAILTGESINPDVSFYYQLQGYDKDGNKFSKRSSATTRIPKPDCPCNNGGSCISIVRFGRETILCRCPPGFTGSLCQHSFCSLTCLNGGTPNDDCSTCNCPVGFTGVSCEVDFDFCASRPCQNGALCQDLDDTFRCRCSGDFTGTTCETPLDNCYPDPCKNGGTCINGVDSFTCKCLPNFFGDTCENRNSTGCHLSEFCNDENITIHASSANDCCEQGGASFNDGTGCITACGLIEGDPHFSVPLLSKEVLCYSIQGYSGLAFNLICNNNYVINALFVDTEGDTSEATWIGKLAIFPQNNNKSDAVVFDSVNQEIVVVSDGNLKAAMIKQIIFNENGTAKFTHTAKKETGNPTIRVMYTKPQAKFDVTFYKNHLNVDWSMNYDELHNSHGLMGQFMKKGISIDTKKEMLLYSDGRDPVPVNRDSVMTGKWCWKAKNYGHQGEGLIEGDILDYMVPNILGAPDSLKKYIKE is encoded by the exons ATGAGCCTTCTAAAGAGTACTGTCGCTATTCTGATCCTGGTTGGGATAGTAGCTGGGCAGACCACCTGTCCTTCTGAAGAGTTTGTGGAGGATCGTATGGAAGCAACTGAAATGGTTGAACAGTCTGTCAGGATGGTATTTTCAAGATTGCTGAATGACACTACCATTGCTAATGGCTCCTTAACAACCATGGAGGCATACGAGCACATTGGAGCCATTGTAGGTGCAACCACATCAACCAATGGTTTTGTATTCTTCCAGGAAGCTGTAAATGAAATAGCTGCAGCTACCTTTGATGCATGTTCAGCTCCTGGGCGTCCCAGACCTAGACCAGAGGAAATTCCTACCCTTACCAGCAGCTTCATTGCCTTAACAGATGCTGGCAATGTTACACAAGCCAGAGAAATCTATGGCAAACTGCTATGTTTAAGAGATATCTTATCAGCAGAAGTAGGCAGAAGGAGACGAGACGACTCATTTGAACTTTTGGAAGAATTCTTTGATTCTCTTGATGGAACTAGACTAGCCACCATATTTGCATATATTTTTCTTAATCCCATAACCTTGGGTTTTGCTGTAGATGACACTGGAAGTATGTCTGCTGAAATTAGTTCTGTCCAAAGGCTGATTCGTTCATTTATCACAACTGAAAGAACTGAACCAATAGCTTACATTTTGACCACCTTCAATGATCCAG ATGTTGGAACTCCACAGATTTATTCTTCCACCAGTGTTGATGAATTGACTGAACTTGAGAGAGAAGTTAATGCCTTAAGAGCACATGGAGGAGGTGACTGTCCTGAACTTGGCATGACTGGTATCCTCAATGCTCTCAGTCTGGCTAATCCTGACTCCAATGTCATTGTACTAACGGATGCTTCTCCTAAAGATGTAGAGAGGAAAGATGAAGTAATAGCTAAAGCTGTTGAACTACGTAACTCTATTCACTTTTTCCTCAGTCGTGATGGCTGTGGTGACTTCAGTCCATACATGGATGTTGCTGAGGCAACATTTGGTGTTGTAGTAAATCGCATTGATGAGTTTGAGGCTTTTGCAGAGTTTGCTGACAGAGTAGGAAGATTTTTCATGGGAGATGATGGTGATGCACGAAAGAGAGATGCCTCATCAGAGCACTGTTTTACATTCTCCTCATCACTGTTTACAACATCAATCAATATTCTCTTCACTTCTGTCACTCACCAAATTAATGTCACCAGCCCCTCTGGAGTTAAGACCATGATATCTACCAGCGGATCTGTTGCAACTTACAGTAATGATGAACCAGAAATAGGGGAATATACCATGTGTTCACTAGGACGATTTAACCATGCCATATCTCTAACATCTACTTTGGATTTCTTTGTAGAACACTTTGAAAAAAGCTTTGGAATTCCAGTACCAG GTACTCCAGGTATTGTGACAGTAACTACTTCTCAACTTGACAATTTGTTACTGACTGACCCTGAACGACCAATAGTTCTGAAGCTGGTTTCTGAAGATGATGAACTATTGAATGCCACTAAGCTTACATTGTGTGGTGCAATTCTTACTGGGGAAAGCATCAATCCTGATGTTTCATTTTATTATCAACTACAAGGATATGATAAAGATGGAAATAAATTTTCTAAAAGAAGCTCTGCTACAACTCGCATACCCAAACCCGACTGTCCTTGCAATAATGGCGGTAGTTGTATATCCATTGTGCGATTTGGTCGTGAAACAATTCTATGCCGTTGCCCTCCAGGGTTCACTGGATCTCTGTGCCAACACA GTTTTTGTAGTCTAACATGTTTAAATGGAGGCACACCTAATGATGACTGTTCAACATGTAATTGTCCAGTTGGTTTCACTGGTGTTTCTTGTGAAGTAGACTTTGACTTTTGTGCTTCTAGACCATGCCAAAATGGTGCTCTGTGTCAAGATTTAGATGATACATTTCGTTGTAGATGCAGTGGTGATTTTACTGGTACAACATGTGAAACTCCACTGGATAATTGCTACCCTGATCCCTGCAAAAACGGAGGAACTTGCATAAATGGAGTAGACTCATTTACTTGCAAATGTTTACCTAATTTCTTTGGAGATACCTGTGAAAATCGCAATT CTACAGGATGCCACCTTAGTGAGTTTTGCAATGATGAAAACATTACTATTCACGCTAGTAGTGCAAATGACTGCTGTGAACAAGGAGGAGCATCTTTCAATGATGGAACTGGTTGCATTACAGCCTGTGGATTGATAG AGGGTGATCCACATTTCAGTGTACCATTGTTATCTAAAGAAGTTCTCTGTTACTCCATACAAGGATATTCTGGGTTGGCATTCAACTTGATCTGTAATAACAACTATGTCATCAATGCCTTGTTTGTGGACACTGAAGGAGATACTAGTGAAGCTACTTGGATTGGAAAGTTAGCAATTTTCCCACAAAATAACAATAAGTCTGATGCTGTAGTCTTTGACTCTGTTAATCAGGAAATAGTAGTAGTCAGTGATGGAAACTTGAAGGCTGCAATGATTAAACAAATTattttcaatgaaaatggcACAGCAAAGTTTACCCACACAGCAAAGAAGGAGACAGGAAATCCTACTATACGTGTGATGTACACTAAACCACAAGCTAAATTTGATGTCACCTTCTACAAGAATCATCTCAATGTGGACTGGAGTATGAACTATGATGAACTTCATAACTCACATGGACTAATGG GTCAGTTCATGAAAAAGGGAATCAGTATTGACACTAAGAAAGAGATGTTGCTGTATTCAGATGGTAGAGATCCTGTACCAGTGAATAGGGACTCTGTTATGACTGGAAAGTGGTGTTGGAAGGCTAAGAATTACGGGCATCAAGGAGAGGGCTTGATCGAGGGTGACATACTGGATTATATGGTACCCAACATACTTGGTGCTCCTGACAGCCTCAAGAAATACATCAAAGAGTAA